tttccttttcaattaatcgtctttattttacatttcaaacCCAACATAATCAGAGATTCATCTGAAATTCCCGTCCaacataagtaaataaatatcattttcattttttttattaaaaaaataaacaagtggTCATTGTTTGCGTCGGTCGGACAGAGAATGACAACCTACTGGGGAAAAAATAAGGAGAGAAGCATTGAAAGACGGATAGAATAAAGCAGGTGCAACATGTCAGGGTGGGGGAGTGTTCCCACATTACCAAGACTCTAATATATGATATATCCGACTATTTAAACTGAATAATCAATCTACATATTTACACTCTATATCTGTGGTTGGATTTGTGACATTTTCCCCCTGCAGGCCCAGATTCAGTTTCATCTTTAAATAACTGTAGCAACACACAGATGCCTGGGCCTTCACACATTTCAGCATTTCAGGCAATAAGCTGAAGTTGTGTTTTATAGGAGTTCTGTGAAGAAACACCTGTTACAATTAGGTTAATAATCATAAAATGCTAAGTTAGTTGCAAAACCCCAAAGTCccagtgaggaaaaaaacattgttctTTACTGGCTCCGTGGACGCAACGGATTCAGCaacaaagataaataaagtgaaTGTGGGGAGAGAGTCTGTGACAGCCCCAAAAGTTCGCCTCCGTTCAGTCTGGAGTCACTTGGAGTCGCTGGGCAGCCTCGGCATGGTGACGGCGCTCATGCTGGTCACATGCGGAGGCGGGACTTGGCACATGCTGCACGGACAAGGCATCCCGGTGCCAACGCCCCAGTGCTGGAAACTGCTGCCCAGCGGGCCTGCGCCTGCAGCGGGCGCTTTGAGGAGTCCGTGGTGGGGTCTGACTGATGTGACTGCAGAGATGCCGGGCGCGGACAGAGACGCGGTGGAGACGGCCGGGGGGAGCAGCGGGTGGTGCACCGCCGGGTGTGAGGCGTGTGAAACCGCCGGGTGTCCCGGCACGGGTCCCGCGTGTGTCATAGTCCCACAAGCTGCCGGGTGGAAGCCACCGTGGTGTCCGCTGCTGCCGTAGATCTCGCTGACCAGCCGCTTCATCTCCTCCAGAGAGTTGCTCAGCATCAGGATGTAGTTTCTCGCCAGCAGCAGGGTCGCGATTTTGGAGAGCTTGCGCACCGACGGTCCGTGCGCGTAGGGCATGACCTCCCGGAGCCCGTCCATGGCCACGTTGAGGTCGTGCATCCTTTTCCTCTCGCGGCTGTTGATCTTGAGGCGGATGGTCTGCAACTCGTTCTCTGACAGCAGTTTACGGTCTTTCTTGGCCAGCCGGCGGGCCAGGGACTCCTCCTCTTCGGCGGAGAGGCCGCGCAGGCCGGTGAGCTCTGACAGGGAGTCGCTCTGTGTGGAGGACACAGCGCCGGAGAAACCATGCACTGACTTCTTCAGGGTGGCAAGGAAGATGTCGTCTTCCTCGGGAGATGAAGGTCTGCTCGAAACGCGGCTCGTATCAGAGTCCATGATCTTGGTCCAGCACAGTGTTCTGATGAGAGAAACCAAAACTTCTTTAATTTACTGATCGCAAATCAACGATAATATCAACTTTTAGGAGCACGACTGctgataaataacaataataataataatgatgataataataataataataataataataatgcatttgtaTTCAGTTCGTTTAGAATAAAAAGTAGGTATGTAAActtaatttcacttttatattttGGCTTTAAAGACAATAATTTAATCCTAAATGCTGCAGAAATATAATAATCAAACACTTACAAGTACATTTCTTAAATATTCTCTTTACCCTTTatctttatattaatattaaaccaTCAGAAAATGTATACAGATAATCAATGACTGTCTATATTTTCTACACTACTTTTTtacttgtctctctctctttgcataAATAAAGCAGCCATATAATCTGAGCAAGACGACACTTGTCAATCAGAATGTCttttaaacaaataatcaaACACTTACCGAGAGTGTTTCCAAGCGCGATGGAGAGAAAAACTTAAACGTCAAATCCACTTGTTACTCCAAATCGCATCTGACAGTCCATTTGGCACGCCTGCGTGAGACCTCGCGCTTTTATAGCGCGCAGAGGCCGGGTCACCGGGACAACGCAGCTTCTGTCCTGGCTGCCTCCCTGCGACCAATCAGCTCcgtgcagggaggaggaggtggagggaggacGGAGGGTCGTCCAGCCTGATGTAATTACCAACTCACAGCATTAAGTGAAATCAGACACACTCCCTCCTACATATGGCCCCTTCTTGTGAAAATGTTGGCCCGTGTGTGGATggattttattataataacacTGATAATAAGCCACATTCTGCCTGCTGTAAGTAAATGTGTCTGCATTGTTCAGAATCCGGAAACAGTCATAAATAAATTTATTTTCAACAACTtagaaattatataaaataatttgtgcCAAAACTGCGActaaataatttgtgtttaaagtgtatttttttcaacaccCTATAATTTacaatttgttaaaaaaaatgcacatttttaaaaatgaaaattcgCCCCtcgtctctttttgtttttttaaattattattattattattattattagaccgTCCGAGCTGCAGCCTATCCGGCCATAAATGAACAGTAATAACGGGTCATAGCCTAATAAGCAGCGCAATATGTTTTCTACTTGCAGTTTAGCagttaatatggtgttttccgTTGTTACCCTCTGTCGACCAGCAGCTGCCGTTAAAGTGCATCTTTAACGTTAATTAATGAAGTGTGCAAAATTGTTTCTAACGGTTATGATCCGTCACATTTCAATTAGGCCTAGTGCGCAGTGAGCGATAGCAGTGTGTGCGGCCTGCTGCTGGCGCTCCGACGGCCTCCGGCTGACAGCAGGGCCCGAGCCGGTGATTTGCTCTCGGACTTAACTCAAACTGACAGCAGCTTTGTCCGCACATATGAGTTGTGTTGTGCAGTCAGACTCAATCAGCGCTAATTGCCTCAACaagttgatgtgtttttataagACTGGGCTCGGAATATGTTCTCTGTCCTATTTcgatatatttatacatatattttaaaaatgattgagATAACGCTAATAACGATAGGTTAGTTTATTCTACATATAGGCTGTGTCCAAGCTATAGGATGATTTTAAAAGGAATTTAATGTAGAATTGCCAAGTTCAACAGAAAACGTCTTATTTGCTGCCTagtttaaaaatacacacagaaacatctataaaaaacaatattaatgttaaatagtattttttttaatatataggCCTAATTATAGGCTAGACATAGCCTAcgtataaaataatatttttattttaggctacttttaaattaaaatgtccttgagaaaatgtaaatgtacttcttattatatttttatcctAGCTTCTGTaaaatattatctttttttattattttattttatctcttgtcTTTCTGCCGgacaatttatttatgtatttacttatttagatTCCTGGTAGGATCTAGCCAACTTGCGCATTGATTTAGAACATTCGTTTAACCGGAACTATGTTCTATTTCAACGGACACCTGCCAGCCAATCAGAAACGAATATTTATCCGCGACCATAACCGTCAGTCAGGTGTCACAAAATCAAGGTCGTTATacatacacgcacacgcacacacacacactccttatCTTTAGTCTGTGTCCGCTTGTTTTCTCCGTCCTCGGTCCGCTGCCTGTTTACACCCGTTAAATCAGATTATGGTAATGAAGGCGGTTAAAGTGGCATTTTAAATCAGGAGGTTTGTATCTGTGCCACCACTTGCTTCATTAGACATTCCCACACTCTCACTGCTGCAGCAGACATACAGGCTTTTCTATTTCCTAATGGGGACCCCTCACATCTCATGCAACATTATTTTTAGAGGCCAGTCACCACAATTAACTCATAAATTGATTGACATCCATAAGAAATTAGCATATACGTTTTAAAGTAGACCCCTCACTGGGTGTTACAGAAATATAAGTTAATCTCCTGATTTTaaaccacaaaaataaaaaactttttctcagcCTTTTATGGCCCAACATAGACATGCTTGtgatttaaatgcatgaaagaaactaataataataaaatatataattattaataattattataaatataataattattagtaTCTGAAAATGTAATTCTAAACCTAttacataaatattaatatatgatattacttaaaatattaagtaaTATCATTCAAGCCCACATTTGGGTTCCTGGGTTATGAACTTAGCCTACGATGACCATAATTTATGCAGaacatacatttttctttacacATTGTAGTGAATTTTTggtaccaaaagagacaaagagcgACTTTTCTTTAAATTTCCTGAAAACTGTAAGTCAAGCATGTTGTTAATATGGGTAAACaccatttttgtattttttttatatccgCTCTGATTAAATAGCATTGCAGAGAGTGTATTTTATCCCTCCATCCAGCAGTTTGCAGTATATTTACATCCTGCCTCTACTCTTCTGGTTTTAGGCTTTCTAACAGATTTTGGAACCAGAGCTTCAAGCCACAAGAGCTTGATGTTGGGTGATGAGGCCTGCATGGCTCACAACTCCTTGTGTTCATAAATGTGTTGGATGGGGTTGGGGTCAGGGCTCTGTGCAGGCCAGGTAAGTTCTTCCACACCAAAGTGGGAGCCATGTCATGTTGAAAACAGGAAAGcgtaaaaaaatcaaattgttGAAAATATTACTGTATACTGAGGAGTTCAAGTTTTAGTGGAACCAAGGAGCTCAACCCAAACAGCCCTAAACCAAAAGGACACAGAAGTATGTGGACAGGggtgttttttaacatttcctATTCCCCTCCAACTTTGACTCTCACCAGCTCCACTCCTCActttctccttctttctccCACTCTCTCTGTCCATCAGTCTGGGTGGCAGTAGGCCCGGTGCCGTGGTGAATACCAATAGTGAGGAGGAGCATATGTGAGCCATACTTAATCCTGCTAATCTgcctccaaaataaaaaagaaagggaacaaaaaaagcagaaaagagaGGAGGGTGGAAAAACACGAGAGAaggtttctctttctgtctgggGAGCTGACCGGCTGAGGCCAAATGAACTGAAAGACATGAATAATGTCCTGGCTCTCCCCCTCGATCCCTTTCTCTGTGAAATCTTGGAACGAAATGAAGCAAAATTCTCGCTTTTGTTGAAATCTGTGAGGAACGTGAGATGCCGCCTGCCACCACCACTGCTGTTACTGTgcgcgtttgtgtgtgtaacgccGTTGTCTCCTTGTTAGATTCACACGCGGCTCTCCTGCACTAACggtctactgtacatttactggTGGAGTGAAGTGCCAGTACAGGAAACGTAGATGTGAATGTTCTCTGTGATCCTTTCACATTATGTTTCacctaaaacacattttgcaaaTGCAGAACAAGTGTGGAATAAGTAGGagatagtgtgtgtttgtttctagATGACAATGTCTGCATGCTTTATTTATGAAGTCTACAAATCGAGATGTGCCTCAGGTTTCAAGTTCAAATACAGGAAAAGATACAAAGACCAACACACTATGGGAGGAAAATCTATAAAGTAGGCCAGTTTCTAAAGAGAACATCTGCAAAATgtgaacaaacagaaaaaatgaaagTGATTGATGATATATAATTGGGGAAAATCAGACAAAAGCCGTCATCATAGGGACACTATCAATCACTCAATGAGAAGGACAAAGGAGTAATGCAATAATGACCTCAATCATCAGAAGAAGTAATATTTATCACAATAAACATGACTAAAGTCTAAAAGAACAAACTAAGGGAAACCAGAGATAAAAGGTGTCTATCTGCCCCCTCCTGGTGGACCCCCATCTGTCTGTCTAGTCTTCAACATGTGAAACAGATAATCAATTGGATTAAGATCATGTAACTATTTGTCTCTAAAAACTACTTGACAGTCATGTCTGTATGTTCAGAATCATGATGAAGGGTAGCTCACCTGTCAAATCCGCTCCATTTTCTGTATGTTCCTGCCCTTCTTCATTCCATCTTTCCAGTCCAGCTATGCaatcaaataaagacaaaagcaaaaacaaaaaatctgcctcatgcaaaaaaaacttACTTCTTCCTTTGTGTTTTCCCAACATATTCTAATGAATGACTTCATGAGATCCTACAAAATGTGACGTTACAAGCGTTGTTTTTAACACATGACTGACAACTCTTGACACAACAGCTGTGTTGTATCCTACATCACAATCTCTGTTTTAAACACCATGATTACTTATTTAAACAGGTTGTTAATGCTGTGAATCAGTTTGGCTAAGGCACAAAATCACTATCCTAATCAATAACCTAAAGAgaccaaaatcttttttttttgtaccaggctgtaaacatgtttatttctgatgTAAAGTTGGGCATATTAACAAAGGATTCTATGGGGATTTACTCATGTTTGGAGCCTCAAGAGGCCATTCAAAGAACTGCAGTGTGTTTGCTTCATCTTTCAACCCAGAGATTACCACTTGATTATAATCCATCATGAAGTGATGGTAAATATCTGCACAAAATTTTAAGGCAATCCATTCCAATAGTTGTTGACATTTCACAACCAAAAACCACAAACATGAACCTCATGGTGGCACTGAAGACATGTCAGAAGATCATCAAAGTCTGTTATCCTATCATGGCCATGAATTAATTCATGACAAGAATCCATCTAAtagttgttaaaataatttaaacagctTGGTGGTTAAAAGAAGCCATAAATTGTCCTTTAACTAAAGACATTTGGAGCTGTACTTAACATGAGATCATAGGGAAGTTCTTCCAAAGAATCTCACTGCAAGTCTCAACCTTGCTCCCTCTGTACAGATCTGTTCAGGTACATGTGGGGTGAAGAGGTCACTAATGCAGGCAGGCAGAGGCCCTCTAACACATGATGAACCATGTGGATCCTGGCTGCAGAGGGAGTCTTCACGCCTATGTGTCTCAGGGGCTGGACAGTGTTAGGTAATGCTTGCCGGGGGCTTTATCTCTACAACAGCTATTAGGAGGTAATTAAGTCCTAACACTGCAGAGCCTCCCATGGTTACTATAACATAACTGCAAATGGGAAGCTTACAAGCTCCTTTAGACGGCATGACAAATTGAATGGAACTCATTGGGCTTCGGCTATTATTCCAGCGGCCCCATCTGGCTGGGAAAAGATAAAGGGGATTTGCTGGAGGTTGTGAGGGGTTGAGCCTCCATGCtcggtgtgtgtgagtgtgtgtgtgtgtgagggataAGGAACGAGAGAGGGGGGTCCCGGTCCAGAGTAGGGAGTGTTTTGAGGGTTCCAGGgggatttttttcccttctctttGGTCTGAGCTTCAATTCAACAGGCAGCCTGAGATTTGCTTTGGccaaatgttacaaatgtttCGACAACCTGGTCTCTGATCCTCAGGGGTCACCCAGGAGGGCACGGGGGTACAACGGCTTTACGCCCAGAGATTTAACAAAGCAGCATGGGGATGAATATATTCACACTTGTATTCACTCACAGGGCCTCCAGATGCTTGTTTTAGGGAGATGGAGGACTAGACTTAGCCGCACACTGCCCAAAGCAGGCCAGCTGGCGGTTTGTGTCCATAGTGCGTCCGTGATCAAACTTGTGTGGACAAAAAGTGTCACGTTCACTCAAGTGATGCTGTCAATAGTCGTCAGGGGAAAAGATGGTGAAATATTTAAAGAcagtgtagagagagagagagagagagataattacatttaaaatgcaaaatttcATCTTATTTCTATTGTTTAACACACAATTTTAACAATTGAGTTACATTTAAGAATCCACAAACCATTGTCGCTCACAGTGTGAGTGGACTAATCCTGCCAAGCATATAATCTGATTTTGCCAGTGGttatttcaagacatttttGTGTCACAAAATAAGCAgcacagactgaaagatgaaaGATTGTGTAGATATAGTGACATGTGACGAGGATCATGAGTCAGTTTATATTATTGTTGAGTTAAGTGTcaagtgtttgttatttttccacCTGATTAATGGATGTGAGAACCTCTATGTATAATACAGTCAAACAGCACCACAAACTAAATCCTcctaaattaaattgaatgaaCACCACTAGAAAAGTttcaacaaaaactaaaacatgaTGCCCCTTCAAAGACTTTGCATCAGCTTTAGGTAGGTGTATGTAATAACCTAGCAGGTGAGCATGTATCTAACTCTATGTGAGGAGGCTCTGGGTGTCAGGAGGTCATGATAAGATGAAGACATTGGTGAAAAGTCCCACCCATAAATGCATTTCATTGTTACATCTATGTGACTTTCAATAACATGAGCAGAAAATGAAGGTTGGGCTGTCTTGGGGTATCTATAGTTTTAGAGGCATTTTCAAATGCATCAACCCTGGAGAGTGTTTTCAAAGTTTTCAAAGGTGGAACATGTTGGCTTTGTGTCTATGGACGgctttaacaaaaagaaaatatatctgTGGACGTGGCCTCAATCCTGCAGAAAGTTACTGTTAGCCCTACAGTATCCTCAGTGCTGCATCACAATGGGTGTAAAGGGGTCTAATGATGGGGATCTGCCAGGCTTAACAGGCTCTCATTCAGATGGCGATTGTCAGAAGGCCCGGAGACAATAGGCAGAGGAATAACAATGGTGTACACAAGCAGCCCAGGCCATCCCTGTTCTGCTGCAATTAGCGTCATATGGAGGGACTGAGAGGCTGGGTTACATTCCTTTACTCTCACTACCAGCCTCCTGATCccatcacacatgcacacacacacacacacacacaagctcatcATCCCTAACAAAGGGTCTCGACTACTTTATTGCCACCCCACTGCTAACCAGCTGTCACAGCCGCCAGCacgcacacatatatacattgAGACAGACATGCACTTAAGTGCCTGAAAAATCACATGTGTTGGGTTGAAGCCGTTTGTCTGGAGTGGTTAGGGTGAGGTCAACTGGTGTAAATCAAATGTCAAAAGGTTATATACAGGGAATACTTTCACCTTTATAGTCAGGGTTGGAGATTTCTATAAAGCCCATTTTCTGTATGAAAATACATAATCCATCAAAGTAAATGTTTAGAGATAAGCATTTGGAGTGGAATCCTGTTATAGCAAGTTCACATTACACGACCGACAGTAGGAATTCTCCTAGTGTAAGGGTAATGTAAACCAcatcaacttaaaaaaaaaaacattatacgATTATAAAATCTTCTGGTACTCTTGTGTGGAGTCGGAAGCAAAAATAGTTTGCACAAGTGTTCCTGAAGTTTTTTGTCCTTCAGTGTTGTGTGATGAAGTCAGCTCCATGCAACCATAGACAAGACATGCaagtatggatggatggatactgttgagaaatgcattgaggaaaccttaattaaattatctgactccaacacaaaatcctcacctatttctctgtgcCGATCATTTGATGGGGAAAGGATGAGCAGGAGatgtccgagttctcagtttaacttacagtgtctgggttcaatctaaacgtccctgacatcacattagctggtcagtTCATGGTTGGAGCAGGAATCATTTCCCTAAAAcccagttttatagcctaacaaAGTTTACTAAGAATGTAGGTTGAACTCTTCCTCAAAGGTGCCTCCTTCAAATCcattgatttgtcagttttaatcaatattgtggacacgtcatgtcaccaagcagagaagacggttatctttctgctcagcacaccatgtctgtgacctgacctgttaacaaaacattcaaaacccaacctcctgccttgttatgacttgcagagatattattggagacacaaaTTTTGTCTATAtaaaatctaaaacataaaatatatatttttgtgattatagaatcttactctaagtaaGACAGAGAAAGTTAAGCAGATGGAATAAGTGTATTAATTATGGATGTATTTAGAGTAatcacagtgttaaaacaatattagcacatgatcattatatcaaagcatcttgcatgcacagagagggcacacacacagatagtgaattacgcatgcatagatagaAACGTACGttaacagacagacaaaagGGAATAGAGTAatagattatttctaacaataCCAAAGACTgaactcatgttttttttcaccatttctATGCCTCAGAATGCAGcaagaaatacatttcataaTCCTGAAGAAAAACAGCTTAAAACATGGGAAAATTTCCTACATACTAAAAAAACATACtaataaaagtttttaaggGTTTCTTCCTTGAAAGTCTATGATTATAAGAAAAATTATAGCATGGGTTTGTGAAGAAGCTCAGGATGATCTCTTTCTAGAAAGGGGACCTCTTACAGCTATGCAAATAACTAGTAAGTACATTGAGTGTACTGCTACAAAAACTCAGGGAGGAGGTCGGGTGGATTGTTGGCATGTGAAGAGGGTTACTCTGACATCACAGACATCTTTCTCATGTCCCATCTCCTGACAGAAAGGGTTAAATTCCTTCACACTTCAAATTCATGGACTTTAATCAGCCATCCCAGGAGCTCCTTGATCACCCCAATGTCAGTTTTGTTTTAaccttgaagatgatttttccctaaacttaaccatgtaGTTTCATTAGTGACCATAACTTAATCTTATACGTGGCAGGTCTGGCCACTGGCGCTGAGAAACACTCTACTCCCTTTTGAGTAGGAGGACTTGTTGCACAGGCAGCGTAGGCCTGTTTGAATGGCACAGACTGAGCAAACGTTAACGGACTTTGGGGCCAAGAGAATGGACAGGTCTCTAGAGCAGGGCCACGGGGCCCATGGAATTGGAAaagagaagggggggggggggtttggcCCACTTGGCAACTCGACACACTAGCTCTCCTTCAATTCTTCAGCAATTATGCTGTCATCAAGCCATTTCTTTCTTCATTCTTTTTGAGAATGAAGAGAGGAACACAAATAAGGGCCATGCTGGTTTAATTAAACTAATACCAATTCATGTTCCAGCAAGATGCTTGAGGCATCATTAGGAGAAGAAGGACAGAAAGGgtctgttcctgtgtgtgtgtgtgtgtgtgtgtgtgtgtgtgtgtgtgtgtgtgtgtgtgtgtgtgtctgtgtgtgtttgtgtgtgtgtgtgtgtgtgtgcgtgtctgtgtgtctgtgtgtctgtgtgcgtgagTGTATGCATGTATGCCCATTATGTATGTGAGAAGTTTTGagtatgtgtgtatgtctgtgtgtgtgtgtgggggggggggggggggggggcatgtgTCCCCTCATTTCCAGTCCATTGAGCTCTGCGGTGCTGTTGCATGCTCTCTGCTGCCCTGGTTTTGGTCCAACAGAACAGAATGtgtggagggaaggagggaggcgATGGGAGAAAgcagaaaagaggaggaggtgggggtctGATTGGAGGGGGCTGTTTGTCACTGTGAATCGGCTCAGGGTGGTTCACATCATCTGGCCATTGATGGTCGCCCCTCCCCTGTTGTAAAACAAGCTCCTGTGGGCCTGCCTGAACACTGGGGGCATTGTGTCCCACCCTCGCAGGAAACATACCACCCAAAGTGTTGCTACCCCCACCACCATCCACCCACAGCATCCCCAATACTTCTTCCTCTGTCCATCTCCATATTTTCCTCCCTTTGCCCCAGGACAGCCCGATGTTAACCTCCAGTTGGAAGTGAATCAGCTGAAAaccaggaggaggacgagggagAGCATTTGAAAGCAGCAGGTAGGACTAATGAGGCTGGACTGAGGTATGGAAGGGAAGAGGGAGTCAGCAGCAAGTGGAGGAGGCTGAGGGAGGTGCAGAGAGGAAGACGGATTTGAAGGGCTGGTGTAAAGGGGGCGTTCCCTGCGGTTTCCGTAATATGGAGGGCTAATGGGAAGATTGATGGATTGagacagcaaaacaaaacaaggggtGGTGATAAAATGTAGAGTGGGGGATAGAGCAAGTAGGGATAAGGCTGAATGGTGTCCTGAAGCCTCAATTCTGaggatgtgtgagtgtgtgtgtcacaaggccaggagaaggaggaaaatTTACTGCATTTGGGGGCAGGGAGTGGGTGTGACTCGTTCCCTAATTACCAGGGAGGTCTCGGGAGCCTTGGGTACAAGACAAGTGTGAAGGGTGGGAGAATAAGACAGGATACAAGGGGTTAGTGCAGGTCAATGCTGACCACCTAGGATGCCCCTTGCGAAAGACGTGCACCCCCATTCCCTCCGTGAGTGCCCTGGCTGaatgctataaataaatatcGTGTCTTCTCCTCTAAAAGTTGATAATTTACTGCCCACCCATTCGCTTCTGCCCATCTCTTCTCCATTTCTCAGTGCCGTTGCCAGGCTTTGAATGGAGCTCCTCCTTTGAGTTTGGAGGGCCAGGCCTGTGTTTTCTGGAGGGGCTGTCCTCAACGTTTGGAGCACCCTggagtggacacacacacacacacacacacacacacacatatgcttaTATGTTGAATGCCACACATGCTCCTTCATCAGCCACCTCTAAAACAGCTAACCACATGGCAAGAATTTGAGGGATTCTTGAGGGAGTAACCTGTTGTTCAATGCAGGGGAAGAGAGCCAACTCTTTTCTTTCCtaattaaatctgacactaaCAGGTGCTTCAGGTTGATGATTCTTAACTCTGTTTCAGAGCTTGTTGTTAATTGCATATTGTTTCATTTGTtgaaacagataaaaaacacctgtttgctaaaatatgttggttgttcaTGATCTGATTATTAAAAGAGTTCTAAatgtttcatatatatttttcaacactgcAAATTAACGCTACTTTCCTTAATTAACTGTGGCCAAAAATAAACACTACTGCTGCTTTATACCTGTTGCTGAATTCCCAAATAAGTTGGAAAACCAAAAGCTCTCATGTCTGTATTCATAATATTATCCAGAGGTACACACAGCGAGGTGGATTACATCGTCTTCTCCAGGAACTGTGTCTGAGTGACTGCCGGTACAGCACTAATATCAGTATTATGCCCCAAATGCTTAATTTGTGAACTTTTCTACTTGCGCTTGCTACTTTGAGTGCACGAAGTGCGTTTACCCTGACAGTATAGAAAAACGCACTGCACTTATGGGTACCAGAAATGAACAGAAAGCAATACATTCAAAATTTAGAGTATATATTAACAAGGCTTTACTCTCTTTGTACAGTTGTTTTATTTAGCATAAATAACACAAAGGATCAGCAATTATCACActcttttatttacattttagacagcgtcccaactttttaggAACTG
This sequence is a window from Centropristis striata isolate RG_2023a ecotype Rhode Island chromosome 10, C.striata_1.0, whole genome shotgun sequence. Protein-coding genes within it:
- the olig2 gene encoding oligodendrocyte transcription factor 2 yields the protein MDSDTSRVSSRPSSPEEDDIFLATLKKSVHGFSGAVSSTQSDSLSELTGLRGLSAEEEESLARRLAKKDRKLLSENELQTIRLKINSRERKRMHDLNVAMDGLREVMPYAHGPSVRKLSKIATLLLARNYILMLSNSLEEMKRLVSEIYGSSGHHGGFHPAACGTMTHAGPVPGHPAVSHASHPAVHHPLLPPAVSTASLSAPGISAVTSVRPHHGLLKAPAAGAGPLGSSFQHWGVGTGMPCPCSMCQVPPPHVTSMSAVTMPRLPSDSK